The following proteins come from a genomic window of Ailuropoda melanoleuca isolate Jingjing chromosome 2, ASM200744v2, whole genome shotgun sequence:
- the ALDH4A1 gene encoding delta-1-pyrroline-5-carboxylate dehydrogenase, mitochondrial isoform X1: protein MCHQCADERGGMQSCLEGPRRSSQRLRVLIWWKHTSSLKVANEPVLAFTQGSPERDALQKALKDLKGQTEAIPCVVGDEEVWTSDVQYQVSPFNHGHKVAKFCYADKAVLNKAIEAALAARKEWDLKPVADRAQIFLKAADMLSGPRRAEVLAKTMVGQGKTVIQAEIDAAAELIDFFRFNAKFAVDLEGQQPLSVPPSTNSVVYRGLEGFVAAISPFNFTAIGGNLAGAPALMGNVVLWKPSDTAMLASYAVYRILREAGLPPNIIQFVPADGPTFGDTVTSSEHLCGINFTGSVPTFKHLWKQVAQNLDRFRTFPRLAGECGGKNFHFVHRSADVDSVVSGTLRSAFEYGGQKCSACSRLYVPRSLWPQIKARLLEEHGRIRVGDPAEDFGTFFSAVIDAKVRARSRCSWRVRARVLGGRRRGRRGGLDWA from the exons ATGTGCCATCAGTGTGCTGATGAGAGAGGAGGAATGCAGTCCTGCCTGGAAGGGCCTCGCAGGTCCTCACAGAGACTCCGGGTTCT GATATGGTGGAAGCACACGTCCTCCCTGAAGGTAGCCAACGAGCCAGTCTTGGCTTTCACACAGGGCAGCCCCGAGCGAGATGCGCTGCAAAAG GCCTTGAAGGACCTGAAGGGCCAGACGGAAGCCATTCCGTGTGTGGTGGGGGACGAAGAGGTGTGGACATCAGATGTGCAGTACCAGGTGTCG CCCTTCAACCATGGACACAAGGTGGCCAAGTTCTGCTATGCAGACAAG GCCGTACTCAACAAAGCCATTGAGGCTGCGTTGGCTGCCAGGAAAGAGTGGGACCTGAAGCCTGTTGCAGACCGGGCCCAGATCTTCTTGAAGGCAGCGGACATGCTGAGCGGGCCACGCAGGGCAGAGGTCCTTGCCAAGACCATGGTGGGACAG GGTAAGACGGTGATCCAGGCGGAGATCGACGCGGCGGCTGAGCTCATCGACTTCTTCCGGTTCAATGCCAAGTTTGCCGTGGACCTGGAGGGCCAGCAGCCCCTCAGCGTGCCGCCCAGCACCAATAGCGTCGTATACCGGGGACTGGAG GGCTTCGTGGCGGCCATCTCCCCCTTTAACTTCACGGCGATCGGCGGCAACCTGGCTGGGGCGCCAGCCTTGATG GGCAACGTGGTCCTGTGGAAGCCCAGTGACACCGCCATGCTGGCCAGCTATGCTGTCTACCGCATCCTCCGGGAGGCTGGCCTGCCCCCCAACATCATCCAGTTTGTGCCAGCGGACGGGCCCACATTTGGCGACACTGTCACCAGCTCGGAGCACCTCTGCGGGATCAACTTCACAGGCAGCGTGCC CACCTTCAAACACCTGTGGAAGCAGGTGGCCCAGAACCTGGACCGGTTCCGCACCTTCCCACGCCTGGCCGGAG agTGTGGGGGGAAGAACTTCCACTTTGTGCACCGCTCGGCCGACGTGGACAGCGTGGTGAGCGGGACCCTGCGCTCGGCCTTCGAGTACGGCGGCCAGAAGTGCTCAGCCTGCTCCCGCCTCTACGTGCCGCGGTCGCTGTGGCCGCAGATCAAAGCGCGGCTGCTGGAGGAGCACGGCAGGATCAGAGTGGGCGAC CCAGCAGAGGATTTTGGGACCTTCTTCTCGGCCGTGATTGATGCCAAGGTACGGGCAAGAAGCAGGTGTTCCTGGAGGGTCCGGGCCCGTGTCctgggtgggagaaggagggggagacgTGGGGGCCTTGACTGGGCGTGA
- the ALDH4A1 gene encoding delta-1-pyrroline-5-carboxylate dehydrogenase, mitochondrial isoform X2, which produces MLLLPRALRRALLARPWREPGIWWKHTSSLKVANEPVLAFTQGSPERDALQKALKDLKGQTEAIPCVVGDEEVWTSDVQYQVSPFNHGHKVAKFCYADKAVLNKAIEAALAARKEWDLKPVADRAQIFLKAADMLSGPRRAEVLAKTMVGQGKTVIQAEIDAAAELIDFFRFNAKFAVDLEGQQPLSVPPSTNSVVYRGLEGFVAAISPFNFTAIGGNLAGAPALMGNVVLWKPSDTAMLASYAVYRILREAGLPPNIIQFVPADGPTFGDTVTSSEHLCGINFTGSVPTFKHLWKQVAQNLDRFRTFPRLAGECGGKNFHFVHRSADVDSVVSGTLRSAFEYGGQKCSACSRLYVPRSLWPQIKARLLEEHGRIRVGDPAEDFGTFFSAVIDAKVRARSRCSWRVRARVLGGRRRGRRGGLDWA; this is translated from the exons ATGCTGCTCCTGCCGCGAGCGCTCCGTCGTGCCCTGCTGGCCCGCCCCTGGAGGGAGCCCGG GATATGGTGGAAGCACACGTCCTCCCTGAAGGTAGCCAACGAGCCAGTCTTGGCTTTCACACAGGGCAGCCCCGAGCGAGATGCGCTGCAAAAG GCCTTGAAGGACCTGAAGGGCCAGACGGAAGCCATTCCGTGTGTGGTGGGGGACGAAGAGGTGTGGACATCAGATGTGCAGTACCAGGTGTCG CCCTTCAACCATGGACACAAGGTGGCCAAGTTCTGCTATGCAGACAAG GCCGTACTCAACAAAGCCATTGAGGCTGCGTTGGCTGCCAGGAAAGAGTGGGACCTGAAGCCTGTTGCAGACCGGGCCCAGATCTTCTTGAAGGCAGCGGACATGCTGAGCGGGCCACGCAGGGCAGAGGTCCTTGCCAAGACCATGGTGGGACAG GGTAAGACGGTGATCCAGGCGGAGATCGACGCGGCGGCTGAGCTCATCGACTTCTTCCGGTTCAATGCCAAGTTTGCCGTGGACCTGGAGGGCCAGCAGCCCCTCAGCGTGCCGCCCAGCACCAATAGCGTCGTATACCGGGGACTGGAG GGCTTCGTGGCGGCCATCTCCCCCTTTAACTTCACGGCGATCGGCGGCAACCTGGCTGGGGCGCCAGCCTTGATG GGCAACGTGGTCCTGTGGAAGCCCAGTGACACCGCCATGCTGGCCAGCTATGCTGTCTACCGCATCCTCCGGGAGGCTGGCCTGCCCCCCAACATCATCCAGTTTGTGCCAGCGGACGGGCCCACATTTGGCGACACTGTCACCAGCTCGGAGCACCTCTGCGGGATCAACTTCACAGGCAGCGTGCC CACCTTCAAACACCTGTGGAAGCAGGTGGCCCAGAACCTGGACCGGTTCCGCACCTTCCCACGCCTGGCCGGAG agTGTGGGGGGAAGAACTTCCACTTTGTGCACCGCTCGGCCGACGTGGACAGCGTGGTGAGCGGGACCCTGCGCTCGGCCTTCGAGTACGGCGGCCAGAAGTGCTCAGCCTGCTCCCGCCTCTACGTGCCGCGGTCGCTGTGGCCGCAGATCAAAGCGCGGCTGCTGGAGGAGCACGGCAGGATCAGAGTGGGCGAC CCAGCAGAGGATTTTGGGACCTTCTTCTCGGCCGTGATTGATGCCAAGGTACGGGCAAGAAGCAGGTGTTCCTGGAGGGTCCGGGCCCGTGTCctgggtgggagaaggagggggagacgTGGGGGCCTTGACTGGGCGTGA